A single window of uncultured Pseudodesulfovibrio sp. DNA harbors:
- a CDS encoding outer membrane beta-barrel protein: MFVCLLCPLAFAKDNFSGPYLGAHLGGAQLDNTIIDSDGYSTHPKGYEFNYDDSNLIGGFVGGYNWRINNWVTGLEADFNFGQIDASSDAFDTSQYDEIVKSTHNWSSTLRGRVGYVFDNFFPYITGGLAVANITNKLTDYDGANVDPKDSYSSTKNQIGWVVGAGAEMEISESWGLRLEGLHMNYGRVDNSTGANTASFGQRNKMNTVRVGLIYFF; this comes from the coding sequence ATTTTTGTATGTTTACTGTGTCCTTTGGCCTTTGCGAAAGACAATTTTTCCGGGCCTTATCTCGGAGCCCATTTGGGTGGAGCACAATTAGATAATACTATTATCGACAGCGACGGATATTCAACTCATCCAAAAGGGTATGAGTTCAACTATGACGACTCGAATCTTATTGGTGGCTTTGTTGGAGGCTATAATTGGCGAATCAATAATTGGGTGACAGGACTCGAGGCAGATTTCAATTTTGGTCAGATTGATGCCTCTTCCGATGCATTCGATACGTCGCAATATGATGAAATCGTTAAATCGACACACAACTGGTCTTCAACCCTCCGAGGGCGCGTTGGTTATGTTTTCGATAATTTCTTCCCCTATATTACAGGCGGTTTAGCTGTCGCAAATATAACGAATAAACTCACAGATTATGATGGTGCCAATGTGGACCCAAAGGATTCCTATTCAAGCACGAAAAACCAAATAGGCTGGGTTGTCGGAGCAGGTGCAGAAATGGAAATATCCGAATCCTGGGGACTTCGCTTGGAAGGATTGCATATGAACTATGGGCGCGTTGACAATTCCACAGGTGCAAACACGGCCTCTTTTGGACAGAGAAATAAAATGAACACCGTTCGGGTTGGACTTATTTATTTCTTTTAG